The following coding sequences are from one Lolium rigidum isolate FL_2022 chromosome 6, APGP_CSIRO_Lrig_0.1, whole genome shotgun sequence window:
- the LOC124666651 gene encoding conserved oligomeric Golgi complex subunit 4-like → MAVPSLAPHPLRPDPAVPPDASADCPPSLDFGDPASLATLRGLTDAGAATRLLHECVAYQRALDARLDALLARRPDLDRAAASLLRSAPPLLSLAASDASALRDSSSSTAALADALSSRVRHLDAAHSRAESALARAEAALDRSRALDAARRALAADDLTAAASAAHEFLAIDSRFPTDDDLRRDLLDIKRRVEGLARRRLSAAVDAQDHPAVLRLVRLFPLLALADEGLQVYVAYLKNVVALRARADFEHLAELISATTQQPTPERPDFVGCLTRLFKDIVLAVEENDAVLRELRGEDAVAYAIIELQEECDTRGTQILRRYAEYRKLARLSSDINSYTKNLLSVVGSVANAAGGNEGPDPREVEHYLEEILALTQLGEDYTEFMVNKIRGLRDVKPELGPQAMKAFRNGSFSKMEKDLTGFYVILEEFFMVENIRKAIRIDEPVPDGLTTSMVDDVFFLLQSCCRRAASTASINSLLAVLGGATSLLSNEYQEALQWRMREPNLGAKLFLGGVGVHKTGEEIATALNNMDVSSEYVLKLRHEIEELCPEIFHAPADREKIKSCLSELGEINASFKKILYSGLEHLVASVAPRIRHVLDIVTTVSYELDDAEYGENEVNDPWVQKLLLAVDTNVAWLQPMMTSNNYDSFVHLIIDFIVKRLEVIMMQKRFSQLGGLQLDKDVRSLINHFSEMSQRPVRDKFSRLSQMSTILNFERVSEILDFWGDNAGHLTWLLTPAEVRRVLGLRIDFRPEAISALRL, encoded by the exons ATGGCCGTGCCGTCTCTCGCTCCGCACCCCCTGCGCCCCGACCCAGCGGTGCCGCCCGACGCATCCGCCGACTGCCCTCCCTCCCTCGACTTCGGCGACCCCGCATCCCTCGCCACCCTCCGCGGCCTCACCGACGCCGGCGCCGCAACCCGCCTTCTCCACGAGTGCGTCGCCTACCAGCGAGCCCTCGACGCCCGCCTCGACGCGCTCCTCGCCCGCCGCCCCGACCTCGACCGCGCCGCCGCGTCCCTGCTCCGCTCCGCCCCGCCgctcctctccctcgccgcctcCGACGCCTCCGCCCTcagggactcctcctcctccaccgccgcgctAGCCGACGCGCTCTCCTCCCGCGTGCGCCACCTCGACGCGGCGCACTCCCGCGCCGAGTCCGCGCTCGCGCGCGCCGAGGCGGCGCTCGACCGCTCCCGCGCGCTCGACGCCGCGCGCCGGGCCCTGGCGGCCGACGACCTCACAGCCGCAGCCAGCGCGGCGCACGAGTTCCTCGCCATCGACTCGCGCTTCCCCACCGACGACGACCTCCGCCGCGACCTGCTAGACATCAAGCGCAGGGTCGAGGGGCTCGCGCGTCGGAGGCTCTCCGCCGCGGTCGACGCCCAGGACCACCCCGCCGTGCTGCGCCTTGTGCGCCTCTTCCCCCTCCTCGCCCTCGCGGACGAGGGTCTCCAGGTCTACGTTGCCTACCTCAAGAACGTCGTCGCCCTCCGCGCGCGTGCAGACTTCGAGCACCTTGCAGAGCTCATCTCCGCAACAACCCAGCAGCCTACCCCGGAGCGCCCGGATTTCGTCGGCTGCCTCACCCGTCTCTTCAAGGATATCGTGCTTGCTGTCGAAGAGAATGACGCGGTGCTTCGTGAGCTACGAGGTGAAGATGCCGTCGCCTATGCCATAATTGAGCTGCAGGAGGAATGCGACACGAGGGGCACCCAGATCCTTCGTCGCTATGCTGAGTACCGGAAACTTGCTCGTCTTTCCTCGGATATAAACTCCTATACCAAGAACCTTCTCTCTGTGGTGGGTTCTGTGGCCAACGCTGCAGGCGGCAATGAAGGGCCTGACCCCAGGGAGGTTGAGCATTATCTTGAGGAGATTCTTGCGTTGACACAGCTTGGTGAAGACTATACCGAGTTTATGGTTAACAAGATCCGTGGACTCAGAGATGTCAAGCCTGAGCTCGGTCCGCAAGCAATGAAGGCCTTCCGTAATGGTAGCTTCAGTAAGATGGAGAAGGATTTGACCGGGTTCTATGTAATCTTGGAGGAGTTTTTCATGGTAGAGAACATAAGGAAGGCCATCCGGATTGACGAGCCAGTGCCTGATGGTCTCACTACCTCAATGGTGGATGATGTGTTTTTTCTACTGCAGAGTTGCTGCCGGCGGGCAGCATCCACTGCAAGCATAAATTCGCTGCTTGCTGTGCTTGGTGGGGCAACAAGCCTACTAAGCAATGAGTACCAGGAGGCACTGCAGTGGAGAATGAGGGAGCCAAACCTGGGTGCAAAGCTCTTCCTAGGTGGCGTTGGTGTTCACAAGACTGGGGAGGAGATTGCAACTGCACTCAACAACATGGATGTGAGCTCAGAGTATGTGCTGAAGCTCCGCCATGAGATTGAAGAGCTCTGTCCAGAG ATTTTTCATGCTCCTGCTGACCGGGAGAAGATCAAGTCCTGTTTATCAGAGCTAGGCGAGATCAATGCTTCCTTCAAGAAGATCCTTTATTCTGGACTGGAGCATTTAGTGGCGTCTGTCGCCCCCCGCATTCGTCATGTCCTTGACATTGTTACCACTGTTAGCTATGAGCTTGATGATGCCGAATATGGGGAAAATGAGGTGAATGACCCATGGGTGCAGAAGCTTCTCCTTGCAGTTGACACTAATGTTGCATGGCTCCAGCCAATGATGACATCGAACAACTATGATTCTTTTGTTCACTTGATCATCGACTTCATTGTCAAGAGGCTTGAGGTGATCATGATGCAGAAAAGGTTCAGCCAGCTGGGTGGCTTGCAGCTCGACAAGGACGTTCGTTCCCTAATTAATCATTTCTCAGAGATGTCACAGAGACCAGTCCGCGACAAGTTCTCAAGGCTGTCCCAGATGTCAACCATTTTGAACTTTGAGCGTGTATCCGAGATACTGGATTTCTGGGGCGATAACGCTGGGCATCTGACATGGCTGTTGACGCCTGCAGAGGTGAGGAGGGTCTTAGGCCTCAGGATTGACTTCAGGCCTGAAGCGATTTCTGCTTTGAGACTTTAA